A window of Phragmites australis chromosome 2, lpPhrAust1.1, whole genome shotgun sequence genomic DNA:
TGGACATGGTTTGCTTATGCAGCAATTGCTCACTGCTCATCTCTAAGCAAGGGAAAACAGATGTCTGATCTGTTGGCACTTCATTTGATACTGCCGTACCTCAGTTACTTCTTCAGGTCTGTTTGCAGAATCAAAGGTTGGAATTGGTAGATAGATACTCTTTTCAAGATTAAAAATTGCCAGATCTCATCTTATGATCTCAAGAGcggtcctttttttttttggagaggaggtactctttttttttttagaggaaacGGGCGGTATttcatgcaaaaaaaattgaactagTACAACCAATATACTCAAAATGTTGGATTTCAAATAAAGTAGCGGGGTTGAATCCATTGTACCATTCCGACTTTATCATCAATTTATGCTTTACCTTACAAATGGCATAGGTGTGTAATTTATAAACACGTATATGAGCAGTTTGCTTTCTTGTTTCTCTAATTATGTGGTAATTTCTAGATCTTGAGAGTGAAGTAGGAGGCTTCTTTCATTGACTAATTAATAATAGAAatcattttctcttgttaatgtggtaatttttagACCTTGAGAACAAAAAAGGAGACTTCATTCTGGCCAAttattaatataatagattaAAAACCATATTAGGTCTTATTTTTGTTACATTAATTCTAAACAATATGATGGATCAAAAGATTCGAAAACAGAGTTAAGGTTCAAAAGAAAATCTCattttaagataaaaaaaaatccattcatATCTCCCACCCGACCCGGTCAGAGCGTGTGTCCCTCCTTTTTCCCTGAACCGCCTCAATTCCGGCCCTATATTTTCTCAAGCACCGTATGGATCGCCGGAACTGGACGAGGAGCCACACCGAGGAAGTGCTTCCTGTGCGTGCCTCAAAAGGTCAAGCTCCCATGGATTGGCTGCAGGGATCTGGCATGCCATCCATACCATCAGCAAAAAGGTTTCTAAACTGCTGTTCTGCATGAATCTTCTACTCCATATGCGATGATCCGTCCAGCATGCAAAGTGCCAAACAATTTTCGTTTTTCAGAGACTTGGTACCCAGAGTCATTTTCTTCACACAAACTATGTCCAAGATGGGCAAGTATCTCCTGTCCAAGATGGGCTCACAACGGCAGCTTCCGTCAAGGCGCCAACTTTGCCGTCGCCGGCGCCACCACGCAGGCCACCGAGTTCTACCACGCGCAGGGCATCTCCGGCGGCCCCAGCAAGTTCCCTCTCAACGCCAGCTTAAATGTGCAGCTGGAGTGGTTCCAGGCGTTGGAGCCTTCATTGTGCAGTTAAGGACTAACCTGCAATTAAATTAGGCATTGGAGATACGCTTGATGACGAGGGATTGAGTACGCATCATATAGATTGATCGTTCTGCAGAGTGCAAAGAGTTCTTCGGCAGAACCCTCTTTTTCGTGGGCGAGTTCGGGGTCAACGACTACCACCTGTCCCTGAAAAAGCTGAGCGTGCAGCAGGTCAGATTGTTCGTTCCTAATGTAATCGCGACCATTTCGATGGCCGTCGAGGCAAGAGCTTGGTCCATAGTCATACAGCAAGCAGCTGTTTCAATCTGGATGCCTCCTTATTAACACGAATACACGATGCATGAAACTATGGTGATACTATCAGCAGACTTGGTGCGACGAGCTTGGTGGTTCCGGGGGTCATCCCGTCAGGATGCTCGCCGCCGGTCCTGACGTTCTTCGCTGAGCGTGCCGGCCCAGCAGACTACTTCTCGAAAACAGGGTGCCTGAAAGAGATCAACGAGCTGGGGAGGCATCACAACTCGTTGCCGAAGGACGCCCTGCACGAGTACTGCCCAGTTCAGTCTCTGTTTCGTACTCAAGAAAGAAGCATCAGAACAAGGTATAGATTTATCTGTTGACAGAAAGTGAGCAAGACTACAACGACAGAATGCATCAGAACAAGGTGCCATGGGAGGTATAACTACAACGACAGTGTTGCTTGCGGTGATCCAGAGGCAACCACATGTAACTATCCATCCATCTGCTTCTCTGTACTGGGATGGCGTCCATTTGACGGAGGCAGGTTACCGGCACGTCGCCGATGGCTGGTTGAGCAGCATACAACAGTCTCTCCTGCACGAGACAGCGGCGACAAGGGGTGCAAAGCAAGCGCGTCGACCATGGATCAGCCCTTCCCAGTGATCTGCTGCCCTGAGGATCTTGTGAAATCTAGACTGGGTCAAGTAGGGAATACTTTGGACCAAGTGGCTGGTACTTTAAATAGCGAAGCAGGTGGTTGCTGTGCATGTGCTGATGAAGCAGGTGGTTGctgtgcatgtgcatgtgccAGTGCCACCAAACTCGTGTGTCATCAGTTGCGCCGTCGCCGACACGTCGAAGCAGGTCGAACAAGACGAGGCAGCTATTACCGTTCCGGCAGGCAGGCAGGAagaagcagcagggcaagtGACATGGGCAAGCTTTTGCCGTGTGCTGCCGTctcgcttctcctcctcctctcgtcGAGGGAGCCAATCGgggcctcctcctctcttccacGACGGCGAGCCCCCTGCCCCCGGGGCCAGCCAGTACCCTTTCAACACCAGCTTAGGCGTGCAGCTACAGTGGTTCGAGGCGCTCAAGCCCTCCCTCTCTGAAGGTAGGATCAGCCGAATTATAATGATGAGGAAGTGATGCATCATCATATCTGCGCTGCATGCAGAGTGCAGGGATTTCTTCGGTAGATCGCTCTTCTTCGTGGGCGAATTCGGGTTCAACGACTACAGCATCTCATTGAGTGGGAAGAAGAGCGTTCAACAAGTCAGATCAGATCGTTCGTTCACTTCGTTGTTCCAGACGTCATCAGGACCATCTCCACGGCCATCGAGGTAAAGCATTCCATTAACCAAACATGTGGCAACCTCCAAGTCTGAAACCATAATTTCGATTAGCAGTAGCAGTATGGATTACAGGACGAAATCAAACCATGCTCAGTTGCTAATTGTAAGTTGGTAGCAGAGGTTGATCAAGCACGGGGCGACTAGTCTGGTGGTTCCCGGGATGATTCCGGCGGGATGCACGCCGCCGATTCTCGTCCTGTTCACCGACGCCGACCCGGCAGGCTACGATCCACGAACAGGGTGCCTGAAAGAGATCAACGAGCTATCCATTCATCACAACTCGTTGCTCCTGGAGTCCTTGCACGAGCTACGGGCCAGACACCCGGATGTCGAGATCATCTACGCAGATTTCTTCAGCCCCATCATGAAGATGGTAGAGTCGCCTGCCAAGTTCGGTCAGTACCAGCACACAGTGCATGTCCCAAACCTGCATTGCTCTTCATGGTCAGGTCAGGTCGTTGTTTCAGAAATGTGATGAGCTTGGCGATCGATCAATTGCAGGGTCTGAATAAGATGTTCTTACAATCTGTTGTGGAGGGCCTGGGAGGTACCACCACAACTACGTCATCTTTTGCAGCGATGCAGATACGATCACATGCAAGGATCCATCTGCTCGCTTGTTCTGGGATGGCGCCCACTTGACGGAGGCGGCTAACCGGTACATCGCCGGCGACTGGCTGAGCAGCACAAATCAGACTCCGACTGGTAGCAGTCAGTAAGGTGTCTGCACCATCCTCCAGGCTAATGTCTGCTTACCACGCAGATCTTGGCCGGGAAAGAGGGTGTCTGTTCCATTACTTGCATATGCAAATTGAGATTAGCACACGACAAGAGAGTTACGAGGCTGATCGATCATAGACGCATCACCGTGACAGGTTTGTTTCAGATAATGATCACTACGACAGATGACAAGACCCCACCCAGTATTTGTACTTGTTTGCCTTGTCCATTTCCGAAGAGATTTCTTGCTGGACCAAATTAAAGGGATGCTCTTACTAAGGAGGATGCTCCTTGCCCCGTATGGAAGAAGAGACTACATACTGACAGGCAcatgagtttttcttttttggaacaCTTCGGTgtcatctattatattattatttaagtgttAAAAGGAGTCAACATGTTCGCTAAGGTCACGAAATTATAACATTAAtcgaaaaaaaatctagactaCTCATTATTACGAACATCTAACGTTTAAATTAAACtaaagaatccatatcaaatacaattaataaatagttaaattcgaaattaaaattatgaaaaaatagtGGTTCGATTTCAACacggtttgggaagcaaaatatctaaataaagagtcaaaataaaataaaataaataaataattgaaattaggattagaatagaaaagaaaggatcaatatcaaatatagtattaaaaaaatcaaattattataacaatcaaatatctaaataaagagtccatataaaatacaattaatcaatagctaaaattcataataaaaataatgaaaaaaattaaatttttactaagataataaattaagaAGCACGGTGTAGCTCAATTTCGTCATATCAAGCAGATAGCAGCAGTTAAGACACAACATGTAAGAAAGACAAACATATTTTGATTCTAGCTAGGCTACCTATACCTTACACACGATTTTGATAGTTGATCAAAATGTATGTGAACCGAATTAATACATGTATACGATTCAGCTACAAGTTtgaaatataattaatattctCTTCcattaatataattttattttctcttctaattttatatgtttcgtaactaaatgatactaacctaataaaaaaaactaaagagactaatttttaatgtaAGGTTATTGTGAAAAAATGTTCGTTGGCGCTGCACGCGAGACGGATTTTGGATGAGAGATGGGTTGGGCCTTGTAGTCTATTTGGTTCCAAGGTCTTCTTTGAAATACAGTCGGACGATTTCATCGTATGCATAGCAgcgttctaaaaaaaattgagaatctATCTCACACAGGAGGTTATGCAAGGTGGTGTTATAATGCTTCAATTCAAGCTGTAACGTGAGCCTTTCGGTTGCTTTCAGCACCCTCTAGCACGGGAAGCCCTTGGTTGCGTCCTTGCCTGTACCACCAAGAGGCGAATTCATGGTGCTCAGCCAGCCGGCGGCGATGTACCGGTAGGCCGCCTCCGTCAAGTGGACACCATCCCAGAACAAACGAGCAGATGGGTCCTTGCACGTGATCGCACCGGGATCGCCGCAAAAAACCGTCTTGTTGTAGTTGTACCTCCCAGGGCCTCCACAGCAAAGTGTAAGAACATCTTCAAATCCTGCAGTTAATCACCAAGCTCACCTTCTGTAACCGCAGATAATCAGACTGCAGAGAATGCAGATTTCGGGAGATGCACACTGTGTGTGCTAGTACTGACCAAATTTGCCAGGCGACGTCACCATCTCCATGACGGGGCTGAAGAAATCGGTGTAGATGAGCTTGACATCCGGGTGCTTGGCCCGGAGCTCGTCAATGGCCTCCTGGAGCAACGAGTTGTGATGAGCGGCTAGCTCGTTGATCGCTTTCAGGCACCCTGTGCGCGGGTCGTAGCCTGCCGGGTCGGCGTCGGCGAACGTGACGAGGACTGGCGGCGCGCATCCCACCGGAATCACCCCGGGAACCACCAAACTCGTCGCCCCGTGCGTGATCAACCTCTGCTTACAGGTTCCCATTATTAGCATGATTGTTTGTTTGATCCAGTGATCAGTGCTGCTACTTCTAGTTCCAGGCGTGTCGCAATCCGATCCGTATCAAGGGTTGCAGAGCTTTGCATGTTGATTACACATATGTTTGATCGATGGAGTGCAAGCTCACCTCGACGGCCATGGAGATGGTCCTGATGACCTCAGGAACGAGTGATCTGACTTGCTGGACGCTCTTCCCGCCCAAGGAGAGGAGGTAGTCGTTGACCCCGAATGCGCCCACGAAGAAGAGCGATCTGCCGCCGAAGAACTCCTTGCACTCTGCATGCACGCAGCTGCAGATGCATCACTTCCTCTGTTCCTCGTCAAGTAATCATGTCGAGTTATGTGACTGGCGAGTCGGTTAACCTTGGGTGGTGCCGCAGAGCGAGGGCTTGAGCGACTCGAACCACTGCAGCTGCACGCCTAAGCTGGTGTTGAGAGGGAACTTGCTGGCGCCGGGGGCCTCGCCGTGATGGAAGAAGCTGGCGTCGAGGGCGGTGGCGCCCCCGACGGCGAAGTTGGCGCCGCGGCGGAAGGTCCCGTTGTGCGCCAGGACAGGCGGGACGAGCGGCAGGCCCAGGCTTTCAGCTACGTATGAGCAGAGCAACCGTCACACATTTGGCAGATCGAAGCAAACGGCGAGCAAAAGCACTGGCTAAACATGAGCAGGGCACGCACCGATGAAGTCGATGGCGAGGCGGCCGTTGCAGTTGCGGCCGGTCGGGCGGCCGAAGAAGGTGGAGCCGTAGGGCGGCCGCATCACGGGGTTGACGAGTGAGTACCAGCTGAAGACGACGGGGCCGTTCCCGGTGTCGGCGTAGGAGTCGCCGAAGCTGAAGATGGAGCCGTAGCGCCGGGCGGGGACGGAGAAAGCGGACGCCGCTGGCTCCGACGACGAGACtaggatgaggacgaggaggaggaggaggaggagcgaggCGGCCGCGCACGGCGAGAACTTGCCCATGTTGCTCGCTCTGGCCCGGACGACGGGTGGCGCGACGCAATGCACATATGGAGCACCAAACGCGCTTCATAAATTGGGATGCACGAGCACGACTGCACGAGTGTGTGGTACAACCTACCATTGTTTCAACCATTCATTTTGGAGATTTTGGAGCGCTGCTGATGGAAACGTGTGAGCTGTTTTGGTTACAGCCTCTTTAAGATGGAGAAATTAGATGGATGTCCCTATCAAAATCTCCGTCTTCGTCTTGTCCCTGTGTATGCACTTGGTGCAGCATCTACATCTCTAGAGTTCCCCAACTGGTGCTAAAACTGACACACAGACTGTGGGTTCACGAAAGATGCGCCAAGTATTGCAATCGCGTGAAAATAGAGTGTTGAAGTTTCCTAAATTCTCAATGAATTACTACGGATGGCCGATGCCGTGTGTTCTATATCTAAATCGCCACGAGATTTCAAAAGCAAAGCAACGCCATTTCGGCTCGGGAAATCTGTCCGGCTCGCCACCGAACGCGATCCCGTGTTCCATAGCTGTAAACGTCAGCCTTATGCGTGCAAGGTACCCGATGGTCCCTCGCATTGTTCTCAGTGCCCTGCTGAAATCTCGACCAAGAAGCTTTGCCATGCCGAAATACCCGATGGTCCCTCGCATTTTTTTACCTATGAGTTTATTAATAAGTAAAAATCTTATATATTGATATATGTGGGTTCGGGTACGTTCTTATAGTACATAACCAGTTTACTTATAGATCCCCACTCCTTACAGTATATTACAGATTTGGTTCATATAGTCTAAACAGCCCACACCGCTTAGTCTAGTGAACGCAACCCTTACCACGTCAATGAAATGTCCCCACCATCGCTTAGGTGCTCACCCAATCGTCCTAGTCTATGTCAACTCATCATCGCCGTTTTGCTATTTGCCTATCGTTCACCTCTCAGTTGCCGCCACCACTAGATCCCCTCTTGGCTGCTGCCTAGGGCCAGCCCTAGGGCAGGACGGGTGGGGTGATCATCTCGGGTCCACGAAATCCAATGGCCCCCAACCAGGTATGCATATGTATTGGTCTATCCTGCTACCTGTCAATCCAACCTAAGTCTGTACGCTGCACAACCTGCTAGTAAGTAGCAACCAAGCTCAAGTGAGTCTCCAAATCCACAAATAGATTAAAGCCCAATATTATATTATCTAGTAACCTAACTCAGCCAAACCATGAATGATGGATCTTTTCCAAATTAATGAAGCATCGTGTTCAAGCCTGATCATGCGGTACTGTAGTCA
This region includes:
- the LOC133910277 gene encoding GDSL esterase/lipase At1g28600-like → MIPAGCTPPILVLFTDADPAGYDPRTGCLKEINELSIHHNSLLLESLHELRARHPDVEIIYADFFSPIMKMVESPAKFGQYQHTVHVPNLHCSSWSGPGRYHHNYVIFCSDADTITCKDPSARLFWDGAHLTEAANRYIAGDWLSSTNQTPTGSSQ
- the LOC133892661 gene encoding GDSL esterase/lipase At5g45910-like: MGKFSPCAAASLLLLLLLVLILVSSSEPAASAFSVPARRYGSIFSFGDSYADTGNGPVVFSWYSLVNPVMRPPYGSTFFGRPTGRNCNGRLAIDFIAESLGLPLVPPVLAHNGTFRRGANFAVGGATALDASFFHHGEAPGASKFPLNTSLGVQLQWFESLKPSLCGTTQECKEFFGGRSLFFVGAFGVNDYLLSLGGKSVQQVRSLVPEVIRTISMAVERLITHGATSLVVPGVIPVGCAPPVLVTFADADPAGYDPRTGCLKAINELAAHHNSLLQEAIDELRAKHPDVKLIYTDFFSPVMEMVTSPGKFGFEDVLTLCCGGPGRYNYNKTVFCGDPGAITCKDPSARLFWDGVHLTEAAYRYIAAGWLSTMNSPLGGTGKDATKGFPC